A genomic segment from Peribacillus sp. ACCC06369 encodes:
- a CDS encoding arginine deiminase family protein — protein MYKPLERVIVKHPSDAFISQEHLSQAWRNFNFASEPDFKEALKEYGDFISILEKYVPNIDYLPASSVVGIDSLYAHDPVKFASEGAIILKSGKELRQPEANVYKDFCKEKNIPIIGYLTGDAVADGGDIVWLDDKTLVVGHGYRTNAEAIRQLKEMTAHLVDEFIVVQLPHDQGEAECLHLMSFISMVDHDLAVVHSRLMPVFFRKLLIERGIQLIEVPEDEYLNLGCNVLAIAPRVCVMSSGNAYTKRKLLDAGATVYEYKGTEISYKGTGGPTCLTCPVVRTI, from the coding sequence ATGTACAAACCATTGGAACGTGTCATTGTAAAACATCCGAGCGATGCTTTTATCAGTCAAGAGCATTTAAGCCAAGCATGGCGGAACTTTAACTTTGCGTCAGAGCCAGATTTCAAAGAAGCCCTAAAAGAGTATGGTGACTTTATTTCCATTTTGGAGAAATATGTTCCAAACATCGATTATTTGCCAGCATCTTCGGTAGTAGGGATTGACTCCTTATATGCGCATGACCCGGTAAAATTCGCAAGCGAAGGAGCCATTATTTTAAAGTCCGGGAAAGAATTAAGGCAGCCTGAGGCTAATGTATACAAGGATTTTTGTAAGGAAAAAAACATCCCGATCATTGGGTATCTAACGGGTGATGCGGTCGCGGATGGCGGTGATATCGTTTGGCTTGATGATAAGACCCTTGTTGTCGGACATGGTTATCGTACAAACGCTGAAGCCATTCGGCAATTAAAAGAAATGACCGCTCATCTAGTGGATGAATTCATCGTAGTTCAGCTTCCGCATGATCAAGGCGAGGCAGAGTGTCTCCATCTTATGTCTTTCATCAGTATGGTCGACCATGATTTAGCGGTAGTTCATTCTCGCCTAATGCCAGTCTTTTTCAGAAAATTACTTATTGAACGGGGCATTCAGCTTATCGAAGTGCCGGAAGATGAGTACTTGAACTTAGGCTGCAATGTGCTCGCCATTGCTCCTCGGGTTTGCGTAATGTCTTCTGGCAACGCTTACACAAAGCGGAAACTTCTTGATGCAGGGGCAACAGTTTATGAATACAAAGGAACTGAAATCAGTTACAAAGGCACTGGCGGTCCAACCTGTTTAACTTGCCCTGTGGTGCGTACAATATAA
- a CDS encoding IclR family transcriptional regulator, whose product MQSIDRAMNVIKVLVSNSSENWLSITELSQECDLPVSSMHRLLKAMSKHGLIQQDGQSKQYGLGNIWLEYGLRMYDKMDYISQIRPELERLMNKVEESVYLSQPIGMESLVIERIDSEKSQIRVYDQLGSRVPMHIGAANKVMLAYMPYNQAKKIVDVLLPIKERAAFWDILQETKMKGHGISHSERTEGTCSVAVPILNHFGEVHGAVSIGFVSFNLTEERLDFLIKNVMETGNRVSSKLGYRGQ is encoded by the coding sequence ATGCAATCTATTGACCGTGCCATGAACGTCATAAAGGTGCTAGTTTCCAATTCATCGGAAAACTGGCTGTCGATTACGGAACTTTCTCAAGAATGTGATCTTCCTGTCAGTTCCATGCATCGTTTGTTAAAAGCAATGTCCAAGCATGGATTAATTCAACAGGACGGACAATCTAAACAATATGGTTTAGGGAATATTTGGCTCGAATATGGTTTGCGTATGTATGACAAAATGGATTACATCAGTCAAATTAGGCCTGAACTGGAAAGGCTGATGAACAAAGTGGAGGAAAGCGTCTATCTTAGCCAGCCAATAGGTATGGAGTCACTCGTTATTGAACGAATCGACAGTGAAAAAAGCCAAATCCGGGTTTATGACCAGCTTGGTTCACGCGTACCTATGCATATTGGAGCTGCCAATAAAGTGATGCTCGCCTATATGCCCTATAATCAAGCGAAAAAAATCGTAGATGTTCTTTTGCCAATTAAAGAAAGAGCAGCATTTTGGGATATATTGCAAGAAACTAAAATGAAAGGACATGGAATCAGTCACAGCGAAAGGACAGAAGGAACATGTTCTGTAGCCGTTCCGATACTTAACCATTTTGGGGAAGTGCACGGGGCAGTGAGCATTGGTTTTGTCAGCTTTAACCTGACAGAAGAAAGACTTGATTTCCTCATTAAGAATGTGATGGAAACCGGCAATCGGGTTTCGTCAAAATTGGGGTATAGGGGTCAATGA